The stretch of DNA AGGTTCTCAATATCTGCAGGGACTAACCCCTGTTTGCCCATGGTGCGGATTATATGATCAAGTATCGGGAGGTAACCTCCCGGGAATATATATTTCATTGTCCACGGATCCTCGGCGGTATCGCACTCTTTGCCGATAGTATGAAGGAGACCGATGCCCCCCGGTTTCAAGAGGTGCCTTGTCTTTTCCATAAACGTGGGGATAAAACCTTTTCCTACGTGCTCGAACATACCGATGGAAACGAATTTGTCAAATTGGCCTTTCACGTTACGGTAGTCTTCAAGACGAATGGTAATGTCATTTTCTAATCCCTCCTCGGCCACTCTTGACCTCGCATATTCAGTCTGGTGGCGGGAAAGGGTGCAACCGAAACCTTTTATCCCGTAATGACGAGCGGCATAGAGAAGCATACCGCCCCACCCGCATCCGATATCTACCAGGGTTTCTCCTTCCTTAAGCTGAAGCTTCCTGCAGATATGTTCGTACTTTTGCTGCTGCGCCTGTTCAAGGGAATCCTCTTTACTTCTGAAATAGGCACAGGAATATGCCATGCTTTCATCAAGGTAGTGCTTATAGAATTCGTTTCCCAGATCGTAGTGATGTGCAATGTTCCCTGGCG from Syntrophorhabdaceae bacterium encodes:
- a CDS encoding cyclopropane-fatty-acyl-phospholipid synthase; its protein translation is MLIKKTVKKLLGELSGNLPEVPFEVRFWDGETEMYCNSIPAFTLTFNTKTAVKHIFSKGTLGFGEEYVAGNIDVDGDFQQLVRLGIDPRFQDIKLSLSTRIAIFLQHLKSVNTLKRSPGNIAHHYDLGNEFYKHYLDESMAYSCAYFRSKEDSLEQAQQQKYEHICRKLQLKEGETLVDIGCGWGGMLLYAARHYGIKGFGCTLSRHQTEYARSRVAEEGLENDITIRLEDYRNVKGQFDKFVSIGMFEHVGKGFIPTFMEKTRHLLKPGGIGLLHTIGKECDTAEDPWTMKYIFPGGYLPILDHIIRTMGKQGLVPADIENLRLHYAATLDEWSKRFEANAQRIEEMFDDRFVRMWRMFLNGSAAAFRWGSIRLYQILFTNGLNNSLPMTREHFYRT